From the Quercus lobata isolate SW786 chromosome 6, ValleyOak3.0 Primary Assembly, whole genome shotgun sequence genome, one window contains:
- the LOC115994779 gene encoding polypyrimidine tract-binding protein homolog 3-like, with protein MTDPSKVLHIRNVGYEITENDLLQLVQPFGVVTKSVMLRAKNQALIQMQDVASAVNVVQYYTNLQPSVRERNVYIQFSSHQELTTVDQNTQGRSQDAQPNRILLVTIHQMQYPITVEVLHQVFSPYGFVEKIVTFQKSAGFQALIQYQSRQSALSAIDALQGRNIYDGCCQLDIQFSNLSELQVNYNNERSRDFTNPALPSEQKGRPSQSGYGDMGGMYGLQPPGARAVTYPQMGDAATIAAAFGGRLPPGISGTNDRCTVLVSNLNPDKIDEDKLFNLFSLYGNIVRIKLLRSKPDHALIQMGDGFQAEFAVNFLKGALLFGKRLEVNYSKYPNITPGQDTHDYSNSNLNRFNRNAQKNYRYCCSPTKMIHLSTLPQEITEEEIVAHLELEEHGTVVGTKLFEANGKKQALVLFETEEQATEALVCKHATSIDGSIVRISFSQLQSL; from the exons ATGACTGACCCTTCAAAAGTTCTTCATATACGAAATGTGGGTTATGAAATAACCGAG AATGATTTGCTCCAGCTGGTTCAGCCATTTGGGGTTGTCACTAAATCAGTGATGCTACGTGCTAAGAACCAG GCTCTTATCCAGATGCAGGATGTAGCATCTGCTGTCAATGTAGTGCAATACTACACGAATCTTCAGCCTAGTGTTCG GGAGAGAAATGTTTACATTCAGTTCTCTTCGCATCAAGAACTGACTACAGTGGATCAGAACACTCAAGGACGCAGCCAG GATGCGCAGCCTAATCGAATTCTCTTAGTTACAATTCATCAAATGCAATATCCAATAACAGTGGAAGTGCTTCACCAAGTGTTTTCTCCTTATGGTTTTGTGGAGAAGATTGTCACATTTCAGAAGTCAGCTG GTTTTCAAGCCCTTATCCAGTATCAGTCACGCCAGAGTGCTCTTTCTGCAATAGATGCACTTCAG GGACGAAATATATATGATGGCTGCTGTCAGCTAGATATTCAGTTTTCAAA cCTTTCTGAGCTACAAGTGAACTACAATAATGAGCGCTCCAG GGATTTCACAAACCCAGCTCTACCTTCAGAACAGAAAGGCAGACCCTCACAA TCTGGATATGGTGATATGGGGGGCATGTATGGTCTTCAACCTCCTGGAGCTAGGGCAG TAACATATCCACAG ATGGGAGATGCTGCAACCATCGCAGCTGCCTTTGGTGGGCGCCTGCCTCCTGGTATAAGTGGCACAAATGATAGGTGCACTGTCTTGGTGTCTAATCTAAATCCTGAT AAAATTGATGAGGACAAGTTATTCAATCTATTTTCCCTCTATGGAAACATTGTGAGGATCAAGCTTCTCCGTAGTAAACCGGACCATGCCCTCATTCAAATGGGAGATGGATTCCAGGCTGAGTTTGCTGTAAACTTCTTGAAG GGAGCACTGCTATTTGGGAAACGTTTGGAAGTAAACTACTCCAAGTATCCGAACATAACACCAGGCCAGGACACACATGATTACTCAAATTCAAACCTTAACCGCTTTAACCGTAATGCTCAGAAAAACTACCGTTATTGCTGTTCACCAACGAAGATGATCCACTTGTCCACCCTCCCTCAGGAAATTACAGAGGAAGAAATAGTGGCCCATCTGGAGCTGGAGGAGCATGGGACTGTTGTAGGCACCAAACTCTTCGAGGCAAATGGGAAGAAGCAAGCCTTAGTCCTGTTTGAGACTGAAGAGCAAGCTACTGAGGCACTTGTCTGCAAGCATGCAACTTCCATTGATGGATCAATTGTCCGAATCTCCTTCTCCCAATTGCAGTCCCTTTAG
- the LOC115994536 gene encoding RNA-binding protein 39, with translation MDFDAYDYLEKTVVEEKEDRDSKKSKSKSKENSERSYRKREVDQEEPALPDGDDRRSKRSRATADEENGSDKKEKDRDRDRDRDRERERERERSGHREKDRHHRDSDREKDRERERSSREKEKDKDKDKERDKEREKERRERDKEKERERERKERDHRKEKEEKERSRRSRSRSERDRDRDRDRERERERDLEIRDTRRFKDKKEVVEPEADPERDQRTVFAYQMPLKANERDVYEFFSKAGKVRDVRLIMDRNSRRSKGVGYIEFYDAMSVPMAIALSGNLLLGQPVMVKPSEAEKNLVQSTASTGGSSGLAGPYGAVDRKLYVGNLHFNMTESQLRAIFEPFGPVELVQLPLDLETGHCKGFGFVQFAKLEDAKAAQSLNGKVEIAGRTIKVSSVTEHVGTQDTGAKSADFDDDDGGGLSLNAQSRALLMQKLDRSGIATSIAESLGAPVVNGPAPNAQAMGLPINGQAAVSVPALPAQALLTPAAEPVGTPSECLLLKNMFDPATETDPDFDMDIKDDVEEECSKYGRVKHIYVDRNSAGCVYLRFETVEGAMGAQRAMHMRWFACRSISALYMQPHVYEAKFNVGA, from the exons ATGGATTTCGACGCTTACGACTACTTGGAGAAGACGGTGGTGGAGGAGAAAGAGGACCGAGACTCCAAGAAGAGCAAGAGTAAGAGCAAGGAGAACAGTGAGAGGAGTTACAGGAAGAGAGAGGTTGATCAGGAAGAACCTGCTCTACCTGACGGAGATGACCGCCGGAGCAAGCGCTCCAGAGCTACCGCCGATGAAGAGAATGGAAgcgataagaaagaaaaagatcgCGAccgagacagagacagagatcGAGAACGAGAACGAGAACGAGAACGGTCTGGTCATCGCGAGAAGGATCGGCACCATAGAGATTCTGATAGAGAAAAGGATCGCGAGCGAGAGAGGAGTagtagagagaaagagaaggatAAGGATAAGgacaaagagagagataaggagagagagaaggagaggagggagagagataaggagaaagagagggagagagagaggaaagagagggATCATAGaaaggagaaagaagagaaagaaaggtcTCGGAGAAGCCGGAGCCGGTCGGAACGGGACAGGGACCGGGACCgcgatagagagagagaaagagaaagagactTAGAGATAAGAGACACTAG GAGATTtaaagataagaaagaagtGGTGGAGCCGGAAGCAGACCCAGAAAGGGATCAGAGAACTGTTTTTGCATACCAG ATGCCTCTCAAGGCAAACGAGAGGGACGTATATGAATTCTTCTCAAAAGCGGGCAAG gtgaggGATGTCCGACTAATCATGGAcaggaattcaagaagatctAAAGGAGTTGG GTATATAGAATTTTATGATGCAATGTCTGTGCCAATGGCAATTGCTCTCTCTGGAAACCTACTTCTTGGACAGCCTGTTATGGTTAAACCTTCTGAGGCTGAAAAGAACCTAGTTCAATCTACTGCTTCTACTGGGGGCTCAAGTGGTCTTGCAGGTCCATATGGAGCAGTTGATAGAAAACTGTATGTGGGCAACTTGCACTTTAACATGACTGAAAGCCAACTTAGAGCG ATTTTTGAGCCATTTGGTCCTGTGGAGCTTGTTCAACTGCCCCTTGATCTTGAGACAGGACACTGCaagggttttgggtttgttcaA TTTGCCAAACTTGAAGATGCAAAGGCAGCCCAATCTTTGAATGGAAAAGTGGAAATTGCTGGTCGAACTATCAAG GTTTCATCAGTTACAGAGCATGTTGGAACACAAGATACTGGAGCAAAATCAGCGGactttgatgatgatgatgggggTGGTTTG TCTCTCAATGCTCAATCAAGAGCACTACTTATGCAGAAGCTGGATCGCTCTGGCATTGCTACAAG TATTGCGGAGTCTCTTGGAGCTCCTGTGGTGAATGGGCCAGCTCCAAATGCACAAGCCATGGGCTTGCCTATCAATGGGCAAGCTGCAGTTTCTGTGCCAGCTCTTCCAGCACAAGCTCTCCTTACTCCAGCTGCAGAACCTGTTGGAACTCCCAGTGAATGCTTACTGTTGAAGAATATGTTTGATCCAGCAACTGAG ACGGATCCAGACTTTGATATGGACATTAAAGATGATGTGGAAGAAGAATGTTCTAAATATGGCCGAGTGAAACATATTTATGTAGATAG AAATAGTGCTGGTTGTGTGTATTTGCGGTTTGAAACTGTAGAGGGTGCAATGGGTGCTCAACGTGCAATGCATATGAGGTGGTTTGCCTGTAGGTCGATTTCTGCCTTGTACATG CAACCCCATGTGTATGAAGCCAAGTTTAATGTTGGAGCTTGA
- the LOC115950517 gene encoding protein LIKE COV 2-like, with amino-acid sequence MAEEKESTSVPLSQAANGGEDPEDPAKSPPSSPNSSTRKACCFVLQSWVSKKFMTGCVVLFPVAVTFFITWWFIQFVDGFFSPIYDQLGFDIFGLGFITSLLFVFLVGVFVSSWIGGTVFSIGEWLIKRMPFIRHIYSASKQISSAISPDQNTTAFKEVAIIRHPRVGEYAFGFITSTVILQRDNEDEELCSVFVPTNHLYIGDILLVNSNEIIRPNLSIREGIEIIVSGGMTMPQTISPLERGARQNDRIPLNRIT; translated from the exons atggcggAAGAAAAGGAATCGACTTCAGTTCCTCTGAGTCAAGCTGCTAATGGTGGTGAAGATCCAGAGGATCCAGCAAAGTCTCCTCCTTCCTCTCCCAACTCTTCCACTCGCAAG GCATGCTGTTTTGTTCTTCAGAGTTGggtttcaaagaaatttatgacTGGATG TGTGGTTCTTTTTCCAGTTGCAgttacattttttattacatGGTGGTTTATTCAATTTGTTGATGGTTTCTTCAGTCCAATATACGACCAGCTTGGTTTTGACATATttg gacttgggtttaTCACATCTTTACTCTTTGTATTCCTTGTTGGTGTTTTTGTTTCGTCATGGATTGGTGGTACTGTTTTCTCAATTGGAGAATGGCTTATAAAGCGAATGCCTTTCATTAGGCATATATACTCAGCCTCCAAACAAATTAGTTCTGCGATTTCTCCAG ACCAAAATACCACGGCTTTCAAAGAGGTTGCAATTATCCGTCATCCACGTGTTGGTGAATATGCCTTTGGTTTTATCACATCAACTGTCATCCTTCAG AGAGATAATGAAGATGAAGAATTATGTAGTGTCTTTGTCCCAACAAATCATCTATATATTGGTGATATACTTCTAGTTAACTCCAATGAAATCATCAGACCAAATCTTTCTATCCGAGAAGGCATAG AGATCATTGTTTCTGGGGGTATGACAATGCCACAAACAATTTCTCCTTTGGAAAGGGGTGCTCGACAGAATGACAGAATCCCTTTGAATAGAATAACCTAA